One genomic window of Methanobacterium petrolearium includes the following:
- the ectA gene encoding diaminobutyrate acetyltransferase — MGSRNDENTPINIRKPQIKDGNRIFHLVKECKPLDINSLYYYLLICAHFDQTSVITELDSEIIGYISAYINPHQKNTLFIWQVAVHPDMRGQGLAIKMMKDILEREEIKSVEFIETTVTPSNQASMSLFGKIASKLDTNLQKSSFFTSDLFGESNHEEELLLRIGPLTK, encoded by the coding sequence ATGGGCTCGCGAAATGACGAAAATACGCCAATAAATATTCGAAAACCTCAAATAAAGGATGGAAATCGGATTTTCCATCTGGTAAAAGAATGTAAACCACTGGATATTAATTCATTATATTACTATCTATTGATATGCGCCCATTTTGATCAAACAAGCGTGATAACAGAATTAGATAGTGAAATAATTGGGTATATATCTGCTTACATTAATCCACATCAAAAAAACACTCTTTTTATATGGCAGGTGGCAGTGCATCCTGATATGCGTGGCCAGGGCCTGGCAATCAAAATGATGAAGGACATCCTTGAAAGAGAAGAGATTAAATCAGTTGAATTCATTGAAACCACAGTAACCCCCTCAAATCAAGCTTCAATGTCCCTATTTGGAAAAATCGCTTCAAAACTAGATACTAATCTTCAGAAATCCTCATTTTTTACCAGCGATCTCTTTGGCGAATCAAATCATGAAGAGGAATTACTTCTTCGCATAGGCCCCTTAACTAAATAG
- the ectB gene encoding diaminobutyrate--2-oxoglutarate transaminase: protein MKTFKQHESQVRSYIRSFPVIFQKAKGSTLYDEQENEYIDFFAGAGTLNYGHNNPLVSEALIKYIQDEGIIHGLDKATTAKKIFLEKFYDIILHPRHMEYKIQFTGPTGTNAVETALKLVRMVKGRRNIIAFTNAFHGLTMGSMAVTANAFYRDEAFINRTNVSFMPFDGYFGDEVNTADYLRKYLEDQSSGVDLPAAIILETIQAEGGINVASDKWLRDIEQICKDFDILLIVDDIQVGNGRSGSFFSFESSGINPDIITLSKSIGGGLPLSMVLLKSELDQWKPGEHTGTFRGNNLAFVASSELLSYWENDNLSQAVESKEKLIKERLMEIKDKYPAIQAEVRGKGLIYGLEIPLRGFCSDVSEEAFSRGLLIELAGAEDNVLKLLPPLTIEPELLKEGIGIIEDSIKDVLEKREAMIEDLNNDS from the coding sequence ATGAAAACATTCAAACAACATGAATCACAGGTTCGTAGTTATATAAGAAGTTTCCCTGTAATATTCCAAAAAGCAAAGGGATCTACCCTATATGATGAACAAGAAAATGAATACATTGACTTTTTTGCCGGTGCAGGAACCCTAAACTATGGACATAATAATCCCTTGGTTTCAGAAGCCTTAATAAAATATATACAGGATGAAGGGATTATTCATGGCCTGGATAAGGCAACCACTGCAAAAAAGATATTTCTGGAGAAATTCTATGATATCATCTTACATCCCCGGCATATGGAATACAAAATACAATTTACCGGACCAACCGGTACCAATGCTGTTGAAACGGCCTTAAAATTAGTTAGAATGGTTAAAGGTAGAAGAAATATCATTGCCTTTACCAATGCATTCCACGGCTTGACCATGGGATCCATGGCTGTAACTGCCAATGCATTTTACAGAGATGAAGCATTCATCAACCGGACCAACGTAAGTTTCATGCCTTTTGACGGATATTTCGGAGATGAAGTTAACACCGCAGATTACCTCCGCAAATACCTGGAAGATCAAAGCAGTGGAGTGGACTTACCCGCTGCCATAATTCTGGAAACTATTCAAGCGGAAGGTGGTATAAATGTGGCTAGTGATAAATGGCTAAGAGATATCGAACAAATATGTAAAGATTTCGATATATTACTAATTGTAGATGATATTCAGGTAGGAAACGGCCGTAGTGGAAGTTTTTTCAGTTTTGAAAGTTCTGGGATCAACCCAGACATCATCACGCTCTCCAAATCAATTGGAGGAGGTTTACCATTATCCATGGTACTGTTGAAATCTGAATTGGATCAATGGAAACCAGGAGAACATACCGGCACCTTCAGAGGCAATAACCTTGCTTTCGTAGCATCTTCAGAACTTTTAAGCTACTGGGAGAATGATAACCTCTCCCAAGCTGTTGAAAGTAAAGAAAAACTAATCAAAGAAAGATTAATGGAAATAAAAGATAAATACCCTGCCATCCAAGCAGAAGTACGTGGAAAAGGATTAATATACGGGCTGGAAATTCCTTTAAGAGGTTTCTGTAGTGATGTGTCAGAAGAAGCATTTTCAAGAGGTCTTCTGATAGAACTGGCAGGTGCAGAGGATAATGTACTAAAATTGCTACCCCCATTAACCATTGAACCCGAGTTACTTAAAGAAGGTATAGGCATAATTGAAGATTCAATTAAAGATGTTCTAGAAAAAAGAGAGGCCATGATTGAGGATTTAAACAATGATAGTTAG
- a CDS encoding ectoine synthase, with amino-acid sequence MIVRTLGEIEGSSREVFAENSNWVSKRFLIAGDNMGFSFNETIIYANTETLIWYKNHVEAVYCVEGEGEIETTEDGVVYPIKPGTMYALDKHDRHFLRAYEKDLRLLCVFNPALAGDEVHDEDGSYVKPDQQSVAEK; translated from the coding sequence ATGATAGTTAGAACCCTTGGAGAAATTGAAGGTAGCAGTCGGGAAGTTTTTGCTGAAAATAGTAACTGGGTAAGCAAGCGTTTCCTTATAGCAGGAGATAATATGGGCTTTTCTTTTAATGAAACCATAATTTATGCCAACACTGAAACTTTAATCTGGTATAAAAACCATGTAGAAGCCGTTTACTGTGTAGAAGGCGAAGGTGAAATCGAAACAACAGAAGATGGCGTTGTTTATCCTATTAAACCCGGTACAATGTATGCTCTGGACAAACACGATCGACATTTTCTTCGAGCTTATGAAAAGGATCTTCGATTGTTATGTGTCTTTAATCCTGCACTGGCAGGTGATGAGGTTCATGATGAGGATGGTTCCTATGTTAAACCCGACCAACAATCAGTTGCTGAGAAATAA
- a CDS encoding EFR1 family ferrodoxin (N-terminal region resembles flavodoxins. C-terminal ferrodoxin region binds two 4Fe-4S clusters.) — protein sequence MTMEIYYFSGSGNFLAVARDIAEKTNGKLTSIASVVDKGPIRASADMIGIIFPTYHEPYNGVPLIVRRFVAKLENIDSKYIFALCTYGSVSVNTLNFLDEILQSRGGRLVAGFTVNMPYNMGGSSLNNPEKQQKMFRVWEENLEIIYEHINARRKVRFDTPNVLAGKIYGLIKYIVTPLIFLFKPTTIRHLKQYYDLKNGAYDEMLPYADGTDKCSGCGTCASICPVENIELVNERPEWQHNCEFCLACFHWCPHEAIESTELENTIRYHHPDVEIRDMLRKNKG from the coding sequence ATGACTATGGAAATATATTATTTTTCAGGTAGCGGCAATTTTCTTGCAGTAGCAAGAGACATTGCAGAGAAAACCAATGGAAAACTCACTTCCATAGCGTCGGTAGTGGATAAAGGACCAATACGGGCAAGTGCAGATATGATTGGAATTATTTTCCCAACTTATCATGAGCCATACAATGGTGTTCCACTCATTGTCAGAAGATTCGTTGCAAAACTGGAAAACATTGATTCAAAATACATATTTGCCCTCTGTACCTACGGAAGTGTCTCAGTTAATACATTGAACTTTTTGGATGAAATTCTCCAGTCACGTGGTGGCAGGCTGGTGGCAGGATTCACAGTTAACATGCCCTATAACATGGGAGGTTCGTCACTTAACAATCCTGAAAAACAGCAAAAAATGTTCCGGGTTTGGGAAGAAAACCTGGAAATTATATATGAACATATTAATGCCCGTAGAAAAGTCAGATTCGACACTCCCAATGTGCTGGCTGGCAAAATTTATGGATTGATTAAATATATAGTAACTCCCCTCATTTTTCTTTTTAAACCCACAACAATCAGACATTTAAAACAATATTATGATTTAAAGAACGGGGCCTATGATGAAATGTTGCCATATGCGGATGGAACTGACAAATGTTCTGGTTGCGGGACTTGTGCCAGTATTTGTCCGGTTGAAAATATTGAACTGGTTAATGAACGGCCGGAATGGCAGCATAACTGTGAATTTTGCCTGGCCTGTTTTCATTGGTGTCCTCATGAGGCAATTGAAAGTACTGAACTGGAAAATACCATTAGATATCATCATCCCGATGTGGAAATAAGAGATATGTTAAGAAAGAATAAGGGGTAG
- a CDS encoding EFR1 family ferrodoxin (N-terminal region resembles flavodoxins. C-terminal ferrodoxin region binds two 4Fe-4S clusters.), with protein sequence MGTEIYYFSGTGNSLTVARDIARKIDGKLISIASVVDRGNIRTDADVVGIVFPVHFSAINGIPGIVQRFVENLENANSKYIFAICTCGGFSAATIENLGKIIESRGGELVAGFTVQMPSNIEAVSVKEQQKLFDEWDNKLEFIHEFVKARNEGEFETMGLPLKIALAPIFFYYKNKTFNFFKKISESSDSDFKQLIWLSDKRFYTDDDCEGCGTCSQVCPVNNIRIIEEKPQWQHHCEICFACLNWCPNGAIHGEWISEEVRYHHSDIEVADMLKQSSFKD encoded by the coding sequence ATGGGCACTGAAATCTACTATTTTTCAGGTACAGGGAATTCACTGACTGTAGCCAGGGATATTGCCAGGAAAATCGATGGAAAACTGATTTCCATAGCATCGGTAGTGGATAGAGGAAATATAAGAACAGATGCAGATGTAGTGGGGATTGTTTTCCCGGTTCATTTTTCAGCTATCAATGGAATTCCCGGCATTGTGCAAAGATTTGTTGAAAACCTTGAAAACGCAAATTCAAAGTATATATTCGCAATTTGCACCTGCGGTGGTTTTTCTGCGGCCACCATAGAAAATTTAGGGAAGATTATAGAATCAAGAGGAGGTGAGCTTGTTGCAGGCTTCACTGTGCAAATGCCAAGCAATATAGAGGCAGTATCTGTGAAAGAACAACAAAAACTGTTTGATGAGTGGGATAACAAGCTGGAATTTATCCATGAATTTGTGAAAGCCCGAAATGAGGGAGAATTTGAAACCATGGGATTACCCCTTAAAATAGCATTGGCCCCAATTTTTTTCTATTATAAAAACAAAACTTTCAACTTTTTCAAAAAAATCTCAGAATCATCAGATTCAGATTTCAAACAGTTAATATGGTTATCAGATAAGCGTTTTTACACTGATGATGATTGTGAAGGATGTGGAACCTGTTCACAGGTTTGTCCTGTGAATAATATTAGAATAATAGAGGAGAAGCCGCAATGGCAACATCATTGTGAGATATGTTTTGCCTGCTTAAACTGGTGCCCCAATGGAGCAATTCATGGAGAATGGATATCTGAGGAAGTAAGGTATCATCATTCTGATATTGAGGTGGCCGACATGCTGAAGCAGAGTTCGTTTAAAGATTAA
- a CDS encoding flavodoxin family protein, which yields MKIGIIVYSQSENTYSVALKLQDKFLTGGEEVDVQRVVSVGDAPPGTKDVKFENAPEVTDYDAIIFGAPVHAFNLAPVMAAYLEQISSLQDKKIACFVTKGLPFNWTGGNKAISKMKEICQSKGGTVVGTDIIIWRGNIDEKIEELIRRFSVLF from the coding sequence TTGAAAATAGGGATTATAGTTTATTCCCAAAGTGAAAATACCTATTCTGTTGCTTTAAAACTTCAGGATAAGTTTTTAACGGGTGGAGAGGAAGTGGATGTTCAGCGGGTGGTTTCTGTAGGGGATGCACCTCCAGGAACCAAGGATGTGAAGTTTGAAAACGCGCCTGAGGTAACTGATTATGATGCCATAATCTTTGGTGCACCAGTACACGCCTTTAACCTTGCACCAGTCATGGCAGCCTATTTAGAGCAGATTTCATCCCTTCAAGATAAAAAAATTGCCTGTTTTGTCACCAAAGGATTACCTTTTAACTGGACCGGTGGAAATAAGGCCATCAGTAAAATGAAAGAAATCTGCCAGTCTAAAGGCGGAACTGTAGTGGGAACAGACATCATAATCTGGAGAGGCAACATTGATGAGAAAATTGAGGAGTTAATTCGAAGATTCAGTGTATTATTCTAA
- a CDS encoding MBL fold metallo-hydrolase: MPLEIITIKLKMLAGLATVNCYLIKNNDNFVLIDTGTSGNRVEIENQLETAGCKTGNLNLILLTHGDSDHAGNAACLRDKYGTKIAMHQKDEGMVQEGDMLWNRKGNPLSKIMKPFMGLSKSNRFTPDFYVEDGYDLVDYGLNARIIHIPGHSLGSIGILTDQGDLFCGDILTNTDKPALNSIMDDKKAAYTSIEKLKKLDIVNVYPGHGEPFPGNFLTEVKE, from the coding sequence ATGCCACTGGAAATCATAACCATAAAATTAAAAATGTTAGCAGGTTTAGCTACTGTAAACTGTTATCTTATCAAAAATAATGATAATTTTGTTTTAATAGACACTGGAACTTCAGGAAATCGTGTTGAAATTGAAAACCAGCTGGAAACGGCAGGTTGTAAAACAGGAAATCTTAATTTAATCCTGTTAACCCATGGAGATTCAGACCATGCAGGGAATGCTGCATGTCTACGGGATAAATATGGTACCAAGATAGCCATGCACCAGAAAGATGAGGGGATGGTCCAAGAAGGAGACATGCTATGGAACAGGAAAGGCAATCCTCTTTCTAAAATAATGAAACCTTTCATGGGTTTAAGTAAATCAAATCGATTTACGCCTGATTTTTATGTTGAAGATGGCTATGATCTTGTTGACTATGGATTAAATGCAAGGATTATCCATATTCCTGGCCACTCCCTAGGTTCCATAGGGATACTAACTGATCAAGGAGATCTTTTTTGTGGAGATATACTAACCAACACAGATAAACCAGCTTTAAATTCTATTATGGATGATAAAAAGGCTGCCTATACCAGTATTGAAAAACTGAAGAAGTTAGATATAGTTAATGTTTACCCGGGTCATGGGGAACCATTCCCAGGGAATTTTCTAACCGAGGTAAAAGAATAA
- a CDS encoding MFS transporter: protein MSNNIAKGGNSPLNPSQDGNGHGFDYKWIALSNVIIASLMGMINGSITLISLPAIFNGIQINPLTSFQYLLWILMGYGLVTATLLLSFGRLSDIHGRVKLFKLGFLIFTIGSILLYLTPSTGDAGAMEIILFRIVQAVGSALTMANSSAILTDAFPVSERGKALGINMVALMSGQFIGLLLGGILAVFNWRYIFLVSVPFGILGTLWSTFKLKEISLRAPKTKLDIWGNVIFVSGITTLLLGVTYGLMPYGNNAMGWNNPWVMVAMITGFILPALFPVVESKVENPMFRLDLFKIKMFTYANLAGFLSSLSRGGMMFMLILLLQGIWLPLHGYSYESTPFWAGVYMLPLTIGVIIMGPISGMLSDLSTVPAGSPL, encoded by the coding sequence ATGAGTAATAACATTGCTAAAGGGGGCAATTCGCCTCTCAACCCGTCACAAGATGGAAACGGGCATGGTTTTGACTACAAATGGATAGCTTTATCCAATGTTATCATTGCATCATTGATGGGAATGATCAACGGGAGTATAACCTTGATTTCACTTCCTGCCATCTTTAACGGTATTCAAATTAATCCCTTAACTTCTTTCCAGTATCTTTTATGGATACTTATGGGGTATGGGTTGGTAACAGCCACTCTGCTTTTAAGTTTTGGACGTCTTTCAGATATACACGGACGGGTTAAGCTTTTCAAACTTGGATTTCTCATATTTACCATAGGATCCATCCTGCTTTACTTGACACCATCCACTGGTGATGCTGGGGCCATGGAGATCATCCTGTTTAGAATTGTTCAGGCCGTGGGCAGTGCCCTTACCATGGCCAACAGCTCCGCCATACTCACTGATGCATTCCCAGTCAGTGAAAGAGGGAAAGCATTGGGTATAAACATGGTAGCTCTCATGTCTGGCCAGTTCATAGGTCTCCTTTTAGGAGGAATACTGGCAGTATTCAACTGGAGATACATATTCCTGGTAAGCGTGCCCTTCGGTATTTTAGGAACACTTTGGTCCACATTCAAACTTAAAGAAATATCCCTTCGCGCACCTAAAACCAAACTGGATATCTGGGGAAATGTTATATTCGTCTCAGGTATAACCACACTACTTTTAGGAGTAACCTATGGTCTCATGCCCTACGGTAATAATGCCATGGGATGGAACAATCCCTGGGTAATGGTGGCAATGATAACTGGTTTCATCCTCCCGGCCTTATTCCCTGTGGTGGAAAGTAAGGTGGAAAATCCCATGTTCCGATTGGACTTATTCAAGATAAAAATGTTCACCTATGCCAACCTTGCCGGGTTTTTAAGCTCTTTGAGCAGAGGGGGGATGATGTTCATGTTGATACTTCTCCTGCAGGGAATATGGCTTCCTTTACATGGATACAGCTATGAATCCACACCATTCTGGGCAGGAGTTTACATGTTACCTCTAACCATAGGGGTGATCATCATGGGACCAATCTCAGGAATGCTTTCAGATTTAAGTACGGTCCCCGCTGGATCGCCACTCTAG
- a CDS encoding MarR family winged helix-turn-helix transcriptional regulator yields the protein MHKIEKIIEEDLTDIPLGILISIIHRTRMMYLNNKMKDLNVTASQSLYLIGLYKKEGQTQEDLATHFFIDKGTVARGVKKLEDNGFICRKTDPKNRRRYLLYITEEGKALMPEIWTIISDWEDVMNKDLSEEERQRISDFLKNRTIKGLNKLRDAGENLNE from the coding sequence ATGCATAAGATTGAAAAAATAATCGAAGAAGACTTAACTGATATTCCACTGGGTATTCTTATCTCCATAATTCACAGAACTCGTATGATGTATTTAAACAATAAAATGAAAGATTTAAACGTCACCGCTAGTCAATCTCTTTATTTAATTGGGTTATATAAAAAAGAAGGACAGACGCAGGAAGATCTGGCCACCCATTTTTTCATAGACAAGGGAACTGTGGCCCGTGGTGTGAAAAAATTAGAAGACAATGGATTCATCTGCCGAAAGACTGATCCAAAAAACCGCAGAAGATACCTCCTTTACATCACCGAAGAGGGAAAAGCATTGATGCCCGAGATCTGGACTATAATTTCAGATTGGGAAGATGTAATGAATAAAGACCTCAGTGAAGAAGAAAGACAACGAATAAGTGATTTTTTGAAAAACCGGACTATAAAAGGTTTGAACAAGCTGCGTGATGCTGGGGAAAACTTGAATGAGTAA
- a CDS encoding GNAT family N-acetyltransferase, translating into MPIKTIKDHFSSNPLKNHFESNVLMEHFKNNSLKNHGIYFFNDNMENGVLNQFYSSSNFEFRRFSWDDLDECTQLFKSVFSADPWYDEWTSLDQARNYLKELIGNPVFEGFIYCENSNIVAVCLGHRRSGWMGNEFFIDEFFVENNKQSEGIGTKTLDLVGKVLFDMGYTRLTLLTNKSIPAESFYLKNGFYTNEKRTVMVKEF; encoded by the coding sequence ATGCCCATAAAAACAATTAAAGACCATTTTTCCAGCAATCCATTGAAAAATCATTTTGAAAGCAACGTTTTAATGGAACATTTCAAGAACAATTCATTGAAAAATCATGGGATTTATTTTTTCAATGATAACATGGAAAATGGAGTTTTAAACCAGTTTTATAGTAGTAGTAATTTTGAATTCAGGCGATTTTCCTGGGATGATCTGGATGAATGTACACAACTATTTAAATCAGTGTTTTCAGCAGATCCATGGTACGATGAATGGACCTCCCTGGATCAGGCACGAAATTATTTGAAGGAACTCATTGGGAATCCAGTTTTTGAAGGATTCATATACTGTGAAAACTCTAATATCGTGGCAGTATGTCTGGGGCATCGGCGATCAGGGTGGATGGGTAACGAATTTTTTATAGATGAATTTTTTGTTGAAAACAATAAGCAAAGTGAAGGTATTGGAACCAAAACGTTAGACTTAGTTGGGAAAGTTCTTTTTGACATGGGGTACACTCGTTTAACATTGCTTACCAATAAAAGTATACCTGCTGAAAGTTTTTATCTTAAAAATGGGTTTTACACCAATGAAAAGAGAACAGTGATGGTTAAAGAGTTTTAA
- a CDS encoding class I SAM-dependent methyltransferase, whose product MFSEFRLKMLNREASSTKNKSSTIIEHLNLKNGMVVADIGSGGGYFACKFAKKVGKEGQVYAIDVNQKSLDYIVRNLEKERINNVKTILAQPQGIDLPEKVDLFFLRNVFHHLFEPVKYFKSIGKFLEDKGKIAIIDYQKKKFSFTGLFGHYTPINILLDVLDSAGFYPLEKEDFLQDQLFVIFAKKGD is encoded by the coding sequence ATGTTCAGTGAATTTCGATTGAAGATGTTAAATAGGGAAGCTTCTTCAACAAAAAATAAATCCTCAACCATCATTGAACACCTCAATCTTAAAAATGGAATGGTGGTAGCAGATATTGGATCCGGTGGTGGATATTTTGCCTGTAAATTTGCCAAGAAAGTGGGAAAAGAAGGTCAGGTCTATGCTATTGATGTTAACCAGAAATCCCTTGACTATATAGTCAGGAACCTTGAAAAAGAAAGAATCAATAATGTAAAAACTATACTGGCCCAGCCACAGGGGATAGACTTACCTGAAAAAGTTGACCTATTTTTTTTAAGAAACGTATTCCATCACCTCTTTGAACCAGTAAAATATTTTAAATCCATTGGAAAATTTCTAGAAGATAAGGGCAAAATAGCCATCATTGATTATCAGAAGAAAAAATTCAGTTTCACAGGACTGTTCGGACATTACACACCTATTAACATTCTTTTAGATGTTCTGGATAGTGCCGGATTTTATCCTCTGGAAAAAGAAGATTTTCTCCAGGATCAGTTATTCGTAATTTTCGCAAAGAAGGGGGATTAA
- a CDS encoding 4Fe-4S ferredoxin, whose product MKFELAIRNSIETECEDYFLGIVDLSHLENTVIEKYNTLIMEYPRAISVGITLPYLISDGLKKSYKKLHRQTNCQLKLITSQLSELLENEGYRTFTMPKSRTTDGNDTSFHEVVASLANMGKIEKNQLITPEVGSMVNWGTVMTNAPLKAFYKKD is encoded by the coding sequence ATGAAATTTGAACTGGCAATAAGAAATTCCATTGAAACAGAATGTGAAGACTATTTTTTAGGAATAGTGGATCTGTCTCATTTAGAAAACACCGTGATAGAAAAATACAATACATTGATCATGGAATACCCTCGAGCGATATCTGTAGGTATTACATTACCTTATTTGATCTCTGACGGGTTAAAAAAAAGTTATAAAAAGCTTCACCGTCAAACAAACTGTCAATTAAAATTAATCACTTCACAATTAAGTGAATTATTAGAAAATGAAGGATATAGGACGTTTACCATGCCTAAATCAAGAACAACTGATGGGAATGATACTTCATTCCACGAAGTAGTGGCAAGCCTGGCAAACATGGGAAAAATTGAAAAAAACCAATTAATAACGCCAGAAGTAGGTTCAATGGTTAACTGGGGAACTGTAATGACTAATGCACCTTTAAAAGCATTTTATAAAAAAGATTAG
- a CDS encoding ABC transporter permease has protein sequence MNISKIFKDSYHVMAKDMLEFRRNRMQLAALFMMPLIFLLMFGFIFPSGGTQQHMPMGIVNLDHGQGSDEFLAQLNLINQNTSSMDFINYSSVDDAKTAINQGKIYGTFIIPSGFSDNITNGKSGDFTVYIDNSNPQSSVQVQQALSGILSGLNDMKAQANVLQLAKDTDQQINPQVMIFPYVLNVSTTIPGETNYFNFLAPGLMIMIVMMTVMTGIPEAISKEKEMGTFDGMLSAPISQISVIIGKTAALCTRGFVQCVIILAMAMLLFGVTIQGNLLLAFFMLLLGIFSFIGLGILAISMSGDQASGTMIVNLLMFPMIFLGGIFYPLQQMPWFMQDISKFIPLTYAADAMRKIILLNAGIGDVLFQMLILVAFGVVTMAIAVPLFRKSMTR, from the coding sequence ATGAATATTAGTAAAATATTCAAGGACAGTTACCATGTAATGGCCAAGGACATGCTGGAATTCAGAAGAAACCGCATGCAATTGGCTGCTCTTTTCATGATGCCCCTAATATTCCTCCTGATGTTTGGGTTTATATTCCCCAGCGGAGGCACCCAGCAGCACATGCCCATGGGAATAGTAAACCTGGACCATGGTCAGGGAAGTGACGAATTCCTGGCCCAACTTAATCTAATAAACCAAAACACCAGTTCCATGGATTTCATAAATTATTCCAGTGTAGATGACGCCAAAACTGCCATCAACCAGGGAAAAATATATGGCACATTCATAATACCTTCAGGATTCTCAGATAACATAACCAATGGGAAATCAGGAGATTTCACAGTATACATTGACAACAGCAACCCTCAGAGTTCTGTACAAGTTCAACAGGCATTATCAGGGATATTAAGTGGTTTGAATGATATGAAAGCTCAGGCTAACGTATTACAACTTGCTAAAGACACAGATCAACAGATCAATCCGCAAGTTATGATTTTTCCTTACGTACTGAATGTGTCTACCACCATACCTGGTGAAACTAACTACTTCAACTTCCTGGCACCAGGGCTCATGATCATGATCGTTATGATGACGGTGATGACAGGAATTCCAGAAGCCATCTCAAAGGAAAAGGAAATGGGAACCTTCGATGGCATGTTATCCGCACCAATCAGCCAGATATCGGTTATAATTGGTAAAACAGCTGCCCTCTGCACCCGGGGATTTGTACAATGTGTGATAATACTGGCAATGGCCATGTTATTGTTTGGAGTTACCATCCAGGGGAACCTTTTACTGGCATTTTTCATGCTACTTTTGGGAATATTCAGCTTCATAGGCCTGGGAATTCTGGCAATTTCCATGTCGGGAGATCAGGCATCAGGAACCATGATTGTAAATCTGTTGATGTTTCCCATGATATTCCTGGGGGGTATTTTCTACCCTTTACAGCAGATGCCATGGTTCATGCAGGATATTTCCAAATTCATCCCCCTCACCTACGCTGCCGATGCAATGCGTAAAATAATTCTTTTAAACGCAGGAATTGGTGATGTCCTATTCCAGATGCTCATACTGGTAGCATTTGGTGTGGTTACCATGGCCATTGCAGTACCACTATTTAGAAAATCAATGACCAGATAG